In Mesorhizobium sp. M9A.F.Ca.ET.002.03.1.2, the DNA window AACCCGGCTCGGGACAAATCCTGGTCAGACACACGGCGATCGGCCTCAATTTCATCGACGTCTATCATCGCTCCGGCCTTTATTCGCCGGCGGGCGGTTTCCCGCTGATACCCGGCAGCGAAGCAGCCGGGGTGGTGGTGGAAGTGGGCGCGGACGTCGACTGGCTGAAGCCGGGTGATCGCATTGCCTACGCCGTGACGACCGGCGCCTATGCCGAGCAGCGCGTGATCGCCGCCGACCGCGTGGTGAAGGTGCCGGACGGCATCAGCGACGAACAGGCGGCCGCCATGATGCTGAAAGGGATGACGGCGGAATATCTGCTGCGCCGTACCTTCAAGGTGAAGGCGGGCGACACGATTCTGTTTCACGCGGCGGCCGGCGGCGTCGGACTGATCCTTGGCCAATGGGCGAAGCATCTTGGCGCGACGGTGATCGGCACCGCCAGCTCCACCGACAAGATCGAGCTGGCCAAGGCGCATGGCTTCGACCATGTCATCAATTACCGCGAGCAGGATTTCGTCGCTGGCGTCATCGCCATCACCGGCGGCAAGAAGTGCGACGTCGTCTATGATTCGGTCGGCAACGATACCTTTCCGGCCTCGCTCGACTGCCTGAAGCCGCTCGGGATGTTCGCCAGCTTTGGTCAATCGTCAGGGCCGATCCCGCCGTTCAGCATATCGTTGCTGGCGCAGAAAGGTTCACTGTTCGCTACCCGTCCGACGCTGTTCGTCTACAACGCCAGGCGCGAAGACCTGGAGGCGTCCGCCGCCGCGCTGTTCGAAATCGTGCTCAATGGCGCGGTCAAGATCAGGATCAACCAGCGCTACGCGCTCAAGGACGCCGGCAAGGCGCATTCCGACCTTGAAGGCCGCAGGACGACCGGGACAACCATTCTTATCCCCTGAGCCTTCCACTATTTGAGCTTAGAATGATGTGCATCCACTTGGACGCATAAAATACGCTCCAGCATTTTGAATCTACGCATCGTGTTTTCCGAAAATCGATTTCGATTTTCGGGCCGATGCGCTAGGTTTTCCGCTGAAATTCTTGAAGCTCTTTCAAGACGTGTGCCGCTTTCCGACGAGAGCCGGCCGCGCATACCATGCCTGCGGGAACTAGAAAACATATCTGGCAAACCAGATGGGAGGCACCGTGAGTGCAAATCAGGACGGCGCAAACCTGCTCGAGGTTCGTGGCCTCACCAAGGTATTCGGCACGCTGACGGCGTGCGACCATATCGATCTCAACGTCGCAAGAGGCGAAATCCACGCGTTGCTCGGCGAGAATGGCGCCGGCAAGTCGACGCTCGTCAAAATGCTGTTCGGAACGTTGGAGCCCAATTCGGGCGAGATTTTATGGAACGGTCAGGCGGTGACGATCACCAGTCCCGGCTTTGCGAAGAAGCTAGGCATCGGCATGGTGTTCCAGCATTTTTCGCTGTTCGAGGCACTGACGGCGGCCGAGAACATCGCGCTGTCGCTGGATGACGGTTCGCCGATCAGCACGATCGCCGCGAAGGCGAGGGCGCTTTCCTACAGCTACGGCCTGCCGCTCGACCCGCAATCACTGGTAGGCGACCTGTCTGTCGGTGAGCGCCAGCGCATCGAGATCATCCGCTGCCTTCTGCAGACGCCGCAGCTCATCATTCTCGACGAGCCGACTTCGGTGCTGACGCCGCAGGAAGCCGACAAGCTGTTCGAGACGCTCGAACGGCTGCGCTCGGAAGGAAAGTCCATCCTCTACATTTCGCACCGGCTGGAAGAGGTCAAACGCATCTGCGACCGCGCCACGGTGCTGCGCCACGGCAAGGTGGTCGGCCATTGTAACCCGCGCAAGGAAACCGCGGCATCGCTGGCGCGCATGATGGTCGGCAACGACGTGCAGGCCGTGGTGCGCGCGCCGGCCGAGGGTATCGAGACCGCCCAG includes these proteins:
- a CDS encoding quinone oxidoreductase, whose amino-acid sequence is MSKAIRIHANGGPEVLTYEDADPGQPGSGQILVRHTAIGLNFIDVYHRSGLYSPAGGFPLIPGSEAAGVVVEVGADVDWLKPGDRIAYAVTTGAYAEQRVIAADRVVKVPDGISDEQAAAMMLKGMTAEYLLRRTFKVKAGDTILFHAAAGGVGLILGQWAKHLGATVIGTASSTDKIELAKAHGFDHVINYREQDFVAGVIAITGGKKCDVVYDSVGNDTFPASLDCLKPLGMFASFGQSSGPIPPFSISLLAQKGSLFATRPTLFVYNARREDLEASAAALFEIVLNGAVKIRINQRYALKDAGKAHSDLEGRRTTGTTILIP